DNA from Scheffersomyces stipitis CBS 6054 chromosome 1, whole genome shotgun sequence:
TCAGGTTCTAAAAAACCAGTAGTACGTTTGTCTTTGGCGTCATCCTTATTTTGGTACAAGAAACTATTTAAAGTCGTCAGGTTCAACATGGATTCCTTAAGCAGGATGATTGCttctacaacaacagtCAAGTTTGACTTTGGAATCAAATTGAACGAATTCAGAAGTAATATTCTGTTGATAACCAACCTCTTGAAATATGTCCAAGGAATCAAACATCTGTACCATTCCAAAGCAGAATCGGATTTGTTTGGACACATTGGAAAAACAGTTGTCTATCTTGAGGAAGTGAACAAGGAGTTGATGATTTTCGATGCTCAGGCAAGTCTGGAAGAGGAGAGAAAGACACTCTCAGAAAAGATTGATGAAATGCGTGACACTATATAGATTAATGAATGGATATTTAATGTGATTATTAATATTGAAATGGCACAGAGGGTTTACAGGTGATACCTCTTCTATTTAGGTGGGTAAGGAActgatatcttcaattcgCAGCCACTATACAACTCTAGTTCCTATCAGAAATTGAGTCCCGAAGCATTTTAATTTTTCTTGCTAGCTAATGACACTTCTTCCTGCCCTGTAAATGCTTTACTAGTAAACAAAGACGAACAATTTGGTTTAGCTATTCGAACATTCACAAATTTTGCCAACTCGCTTAGTTTGCAGATTTAGAGATTGCTTGCGTTTAGTGGATTTGGCTTATGTATTTTGTTATGTCTTTCTTTGCAAGCTTGCTTCGCAACAGGATTCCTCTTACATGCGGGTCTATATTGCATACGAGGTGTTGAATTGACTAGAAAGGTGAAAAGCTAGTTTCTCCTTGAACTAAAATGGatcattttgcaactagatAGGAACTGTTAAGGGGCTTTTAATGACAGAGAAAACCCCTCAACACAATCGATATATCCTGCATACAGACCCGACTACAGTCGTGAGCGCCCCAATACACTACCTCCAGGTCGAGATCCTGAGATTGACAAACTGTTGCCACCACTTTTCTGTTCAtttcaacagcaaaagCACACCACCAGAAACAAGTGCCTCTTGAAAAGCGAAGTTTAGATAATTGCTGGACGTGTTTTTGACTGAGAGAAAAAACGGCTGAAATCAAACGTttttgagaagagaaagataGATTTAGATTCTCTTTAAGATACTTTAAATCATACAAACCGTAACAGTATCATCTGGTGTTATCTTGCACAGCAAAGACTGATATCTTATACAGCATAAGAAGATCTGTAAAGTTGAATACTTCACAATTGGTTCATACTGTTAGATTATCTTATCATTCATAGGAATTGCGGATTTTCACCAATTTGTATCCATTTCATACAAGCTCAATCATACCATCATAAATCATAACAATGCCGCCTAAAGCAGACTGGGACAAGTACGTCGCGCCAATtgatgacgacgaaaaGAATCAGGAGAAGATCGTTCCCCTTTCGGAGGGAGACATCCAAGTTCTCAAGACATACGGAGCAGCTCCATATGGAGCGCAATTGAAGCAGATCGAAAAGGACTTGAAAGACAtcgaagaaagaatcaagGAAAATATCGGTATTAAGGAGTCCGATACGGGGTTGGCTCCTCCACACTTGTGGGATGTCATGGGAGACAAGCAGAGAATGTCTGAAGAACAATCACTTCAAGTCGCTCGTTGCACAAAGATCATTGAAGCTACGACACCTGCTCAGGCTGGTGCCATCCAGAACGCAGACAACAAATCCAAGTACGTGATAAACATCAAACAGATTGCCAAATTCGTCGTGGGATTGGGAGAAAGAGTCTCTCCAACGGATATAGAAGAAGGCATGCGTGTAGGTGTAGACAGACAGAAGTATGAAATCCAGTTACCTTTGCCACCACGGATTGATCCTTCAGTCACAATGATGACTGTAGAAGAGAAGCCTGATGTCACCTATTCAGACGTTGGAGGCTGTAAAGAGCAGATCGAAAAGTTGAGAGAAGTGGTAGAGTTGCCCTTGTTATCGCCAGAAAGATTCGTCAAGCTCGGAATTGATCCTCCAAAGGGTATCTTGCTTTATGGACCTCCCGGAACTGGTAAGACATTATGTGCACGTGCTGTAGCTAACAGAACTGATGCCACTTTCATCAGAGTTATTGGGTCTGAATTGGTGCAGAAGTACGTTGGTGAAGGAGCCAGAATGGTGAGGGAGTTGTTTGAGATGGCCAGAACCAAAAAGGCATgtatcatcttcttcgatgaagttgatgctATTGGAGGAGCTCGTTTCGACGATGGTGCTGGTGGAGACAATGAAGTACAAAGAACcatgttggagttgatcaCACAATTGGATGGGTTTGACCCTCGAGGCAATATCAAGGTGATGTTTGCCACCAACAGACCCAACACATTGGACCCAGCCTTATTGAGACCGGGAAGAATTGACAGAAAGGTGGAATTCTCATTGCCTGACTTGGAAGGACGTGCCAACATCTTTAGAATCCACTCCAAGACGATGAGCTGTGAAAAGGACATCAGATGGGAGTTGATCTCAAGATTGTGCCCCAATGCCACCGGAGCTGAGTTGAGGTCGGTGTGTACAGAAGCCGGTATGTTTGCTATtagagccagaagaaaggtTGCCAACGAAAAGGACTTCTTGAAGGCTGTTGACAAAGTCATCAAGGGTAACTTGAAATTCAGCTCTACAAGTCAGTACATGCAATACAACTAGTCCGCTAGATTGGCACTGTTTACGGTGTTATACATTAATGCAAAAATAAGAAACAATACTGTAGAACCTCTAATGAACTGTTACAATGGAATATCAAATGGAGATATATGAAAACTATCTGTTTGTTGAGTATAAGTGTAGTTTTCTGTCTGTAGAATCTACCCGAATAAGTACAAAAACTACGGCTTTATTGACATACATGAGTAGAATTATATTCCTGTGATTATGCTATGACTGCTCCGTAGAACTATGACTAAAATATGAAACCTGAAAGCATTGTAGTATCGAGATGTGACTGTGTCTGTTGGTGGTTGTAGATGGTACATGTGTTTGAGTTTAGTCCATTTATTCCCACCACGAGATACAGCCCATACCATCAGTCTGACACGAGGCAAGCAATGCATAGGGAGGAGCCTTATTGGAGGGTTCTTCCAAACCTATGGCTTCCTCCGAGGACTTAGGCTTGATGTTGACAAAGATCTCTTCTTCGACTCTAAACCTGATCTTCTCGTTAATATCGATAAAAAATTCCGAGTCTTCGTCTGGCTTCCACACCCAGGCTTTCTCCACCGGCTTGAATTCACAGTTTTCAAAGATGTACCTTTTAGGAATGAAGATCTCATCGAAGAAGTCCAACCGGACCTTGATCCCTTCAGCTGAACAGTCTGACACCCATCCAGTGATGATCTCACCTATAAAAGGCTTCCATACTATACATCTGAAACGGACCTCGACATACGAGCCCCCATCGCCTGGCTTCAAAAGTCCATCGTTGATATCGAGAAGATCCCAGATCGTCACCACTAAACCGAGATTCGAAATAATTTTAttggacaacttcttgttcaactcgtCGGTGAGTGAATGTTGAATCGGTATGTTGAATGTATGCGGAGGTATACGGACCAAGTCGGTCAATTCCGAAAGTATGAACATTTATAAGTATGTATGGTTTGTAAAGTTCGAGAAGTTCGGAGAGTTTGAAAAGTACGAAAAGCTTGGTAAACTGAAAATCTTAAATATGTTCACTTTGCGCCAAAAATTGGATTGAAATATTCAGTCACTCCACCGGAAATGTGTCTATATATATGCTGGAATAACGGCGAGATCGTGAGACGGATTACAGCTGCTGTTGAATAAACATGTGTTTGCTTGTTGTAGATCTTGTCTTACAACGATGAGctgaatgaaaaatttagCACGTGACTTTCTTTAGATTGGAGATGGCCACTGTAGACTTTATTGATTAAATACTTTACACCGCAGAAGCTCTATATATCTGTCAGACTCGGACATTTGCAACAGGCACAACATGGCTGGACCTTCCAAAAAGGGAGTGGTTAAAACTTCCAAGTCTTCGGACAGGAGAATGGCTGGGGACCGTCAGGCTTCGTCGTACTTGCACAATGCGATAGTCAAGACTGACATCAGAAATACAGATACCACCAGAATTGTTTCGAACTTGCATCTGAAAAACACTGGCAACAACAAGACGGTAAAGAGAAGAGTCGGAGATAAGTCTTGGGAAGACCAGACACTATTGGAGTGGGATCCCAAACATTTCCGACTCTTTGTGGGTAACTTGGGTCCCGATGCCAACGACCAATTGCTCCACAGTGCATTTCTGAAGTATGCTTCTATGAGCAAAGTCAAAGTCCCCGTAGATACCAAGTCGGGGAAGAACAAAGGGTTTGGGTTTGTTGCTTTTGCTGATGCCAACGACTACTTCCAGGCTTTCAAAGACATGAATGGAAAGTACATTGGCCAACATCCGGTGCAGTTGAAGCGAGCAGAAACTCAGATCAAAGCgacgaagaaaaagagatgaagaaagataAAACCCCAGGATACGGGTGAGATGCATCAAGGAAAACAATAGTTGTATGGAGTTTCGCAGATAAATGTTAAGAACCATAAGAACCATAAGAACCAAATCAGTTTTTCCAGTAAGCATGCATTTATCCAGAAGTGATGCTGATTTCACTTTAGATGCCGTGgtattgttcttgattatCTAGTAGAATGGgacttctccattttcatcCGAATTCGAAAGAATAGGCTAACTTCTATGACGAAACAGCAAAAGTAATGCTCCTATTTCACGTTCTGGCACACTAAGATAGTTTTATGAGCGCAAATATAGCAGATAAGTCTTAATAGAGCCCAGGAGTACTTTTGAGCACCACAACTCTGCATTTTGCCCTTTATTAATGGCTATTTAATGGCATTCAGTTGTCTATAGAATAATACACGTCACGTgacaatttttcagtatatcgaatttttcactagTTGTGAACTGATATTTCAAGTAGCTCTTTTCTTATAACACATCATGTACTTGTTGCGAGTTGGAGCTCGAGTTGGAGCAGTCGGCTT
Protein-coding regions in this window:
- the RPC25 gene encoding subunit of RNA polymerase III, translated to MFILSELTDLVRIPPHTFNIPIQHSLTDELNKKLSNKIISNLGLVVTIWDLLDINDGLLKPGDGGSYVEVRFRCIVWKPFIGEIITGWVSDCSAEGIKVRLDFFDEIFIPKRYIFENCEFKPVEKAWVWKPDEDSEFFIDINEKIRFRVEEEIFVNIKPKSSEEAIGLEEPSNKAPPYALLASCQTDGMGCISWWE
- the RPT1 gene encoding protease subunit component, whose translation is MPPKADWDKYVAPIDDDEKNQEKIVPLSEGDIQVLKTYGAAPYGAQLKQIEKDLKDIEERIKENIGIKESDTGLAPPHLWDVMGDKQRMSEEQSLQVARCTKIIEATTPAQAGAIQNADNKSKYVINIKQIAKFVVGLGERVSPTDIEEGMRVGVDRQKYEIQLPLPPRIDPSVTMMTVEEKPDVTYSDVGGCKEQIEKLREVVELPLLSPERFVKLGIDPPKGILLYGPPGTGKTLCARAVANRTDATFIRVIGSELVQKYVGEGARMVRELFEMARTKKACIIFFDEVDAIGGARFDDGAGGDNEVQRTMLELITQLDGFDPRGNIKVMFATNRPNTLDPALLRPGRIDRKVEFSLPDLEGRANIFRIHSKTMSCEKDIRWELISRLCPNATGAELRSVCTEAGMFAIRARRKVANEKDFLKAVDKVIKGNLKFSSTSQYMQYN
- the YDB2 gene encoding RNA-binding protein; translated protein: KKGVVKTSKSSDRRMAGDRQASSYLHNAIVKTDIRNTDTTRIVSNLHSKNTGNNKTVKRRVGDKSWEDQTLLEWDPKHFRLFVGNLGPDANDQLLHSAFSKYASMSKVKVPVDTKSGKNKGFGFVAFADANDYFQAFKDMNGKYIGQHPVQLKRAETQIKATKKK